Proteins encoded in a region of the Patagioenas fasciata isolate bPatFas1 chromosome 21, bPatFas1.hap1, whole genome shotgun sequence genome:
- the IKBKE gene encoding inhibitor of nuclear factor kappa-B kinase subunit epsilon isoform X1 translates to MQSTPNYLWSTEDLLGQGATASVYKARNKKSGELVAVKVFNNASYLRPQEVQMREFEMLRKLNHKNIVKLFAVEETGSSKQKVLVMEFCSSGSLLNVLEDPANAFGLAESEFLIVLQCVDPLRDAAAGTGCALQWGSARAMPCCVLTYPLHSPGNLGPHLNATSPVACPFPVPFPVPTFKQSTPAPCTNAASPLCPVAGMNHLRENGVVHRDIKPGNIMRLMGEDGQSIYKLTDFGAARELDDDEKFVSVYGTEEYLHPDMYKRAVLRKPQQKAFGVTVDLWSIGVTFYHAATGSLPFVPFGGPRRNKEIMYKITTEKPPGAIAGVQRQENGSIEWSYELPVTCQLSTGLKDQLIPILANILEVDQEKCWGFDQFFAETNDILHRIVVDVFSLQQASLHRIYIHSYNTTTKFLDAVFKQTNIVPHHQEYFFEGHLYELDPNLQADHFYRTTENNPLTLLSTAEHPEEVVGVRYRDPTLDFPKFVPKVDVVADCSAAKSAVGAGYQTLRIARALRRCRELLARALHWVIGNLKTECSRILEQKRGAFSMLACLQLTEVRGCSWRQRGAGSEGRGRGEDQAADGESVRGREHPQRSEQPPPSSPPHLQVSEELSQCSHSIFDFEGVLNGLLSELVKHRQQVHEDKSIQQIECCVEKMQLIYKQFKKARTCLRLGYNEEQIHKLDKVNLGHLARKVLLIFQDDCVQRYQEALTLHGRRMRKVYEIKKHLKRLSNRISACSVEMTECQDCLHSVLDRFLQTEKRSLAPVPPAPSPVHLSQARQEMAFRMQELLEQMRSVTCDLQFNNGIIERLFPAQHWQLLTAMEKWVVSISG, encoded by the exons ATGCAGAGCACCCCAAACTACCTGTGGAGCACGGAGGACCTCCTGGGCCAGGGTGCCACGGCCTCTGTCTACAAAGCTCGCAACAAG AAATCAGGGGAGCTGGTTGCTGTGAAGGTCTTTAATAACGCCAGCTACCTCCGGCCCCAGGAGGTCCAGATGAGAGAGTTCGAGATGCTGAGGAAGCTGAACCATAAAAACATTGTCAAATTATTTGCTGTGGAGGAGACG GGCAGCAGCAAGCAGAAGGTGCTGGTGATGGAGTTCTGCTCGAGCGGCAGCTTGCTGAACGTGCTGGAGGACCCGGCGAATGCTTTTGGCTTGGCCGAGTCCGAGTTCCTCATCGTGCTGCAGTGTGTGG ATCCGCTCCGGGACGCAGCTGCAGGAACAGGCTGTGCCCTGCAATGGGGGAGCGCAAGGGCCATGCCCTGTTGTGTGCTCACTTATCCTCTCCATTCCCCCGGTAACCTTGGTCCCCATTTAAATGCAACCAGCCCTGTGGCTTGTCCCTTCCCTGTCCCTTTTCCTGTCCCTACATTCAAACAAAGCACGCCAGCCCCATGCACAAACGCTGcctcccccttgtgcccagtggcAGGGATGAACCACCTCCGTGAGAACGGCGTCGTCCACAGAGACATCAAACCCGGCAACATCATGCGGCTCATGGGGGAAGACGGGCAAAGCATCTACAAGCTGACAGATTTTGGGGCCGCCCGTGAGCTGGATGATGATGAAAAGTTTGTGTCTGTGTATGGGACGGAGGAATATCTC CACCCAGACATGTACAAGCGAGCGGTCCTGCGCAAGCCACAGCAGAAGGCGTTCGGTGTCACCGTTGACCTCTGGAGTATCGGTGTCACCTTCTACCACGCTGCCACCGGCAGCCTCCCCTTCGTCCCCTTTGGGGGACCTCGCAGGAACAAGGAGATCAT GTATAAAATCACCACCGAGAAGCCTCCCGGAGCCATCGCGGGGGTCCAGAGGCAGGAGAATGGAAGCATCGAGTGGAGCTATGAGCTGCCTGTCACCTGCCAACTCTCCAC GGGGCTGAAGGACCAGCTGATCCCCATTTTGGCTAACATCCTGGAGGTGGACCAGGAGAAATGCTGGGGATTCGACCAGTTTTTCGCAGAAACCAATGACATTTTGCACAGGATTGTGGTCGACGTCTTCTCCCTGCAGCAGGCTTCCTTGCATCGCATCTACATCCACTCCTACAACAC tacCACCAAGTTTTTAGATGCTGTCTTCAAGCAAACAAACATCGTCCCTCACCACCAAGAATATTTTTTTGAAGGTCATCTGTATGAGTTGGATCCTAACCTACAAGCTGATCATTTCTACAGAACCACAGAGAACAACCCTCTGACCTTGCTGAGCACTGCGGAGCACCCAGAAGAGGTGGTAGGAGTCAGATACAGAGACC CCACACTTGACTTTCCAAAGTTTGTCCCCAAGGTGGACGTGGTGGCCGATTGCAGCGCGGCCAAG AGTGCGGTGGGCGCTGGGTACCAGACGCTGCGCATCGCCCGGGCCCTGCGGCGCTGCCGGGAGCTGCTGGCCAGAGCTCTGCACTGGGTGAT CGGGAACCTGAAAACAGAGTGTTCGAGGATTTTGGAGCAGAAGAGAGGGGCTTTTTCCATGCTCGCCTGCCTGCAGCTCACCGAG GTACGAGGCTGCTCCTGGAGGCAGCGGGGTGCCGGCTCTGAAGGACGTGGCCGTGGTGAAGACCAGGCTGCAGACGGTGAGTCCGTGCGGGGCCGGGAGCATCCGCAGCGTTCGGAGCAGCcgcctccatcctctcctccccacctgcAGGTCTCCGAGGAGCTGTCTCAGTGCTCCCACAGCATCTTTGACTTCGAAGGAGTGCTGAATGGCCTTTTGTCTGAACTGGTGAAGCACAGGCAACAAGTGCACGAAGACAAAAG CATCCAGCAGATCGAGTGCTGTGTGGAGAAGATGCAGCTGATCTACAAGCAGTTCAAGAAGGCCAGGACGTGTCTGC GGCTGGGCTACAACGAGGAACAAATACACAAGCTGGATAA GGTGAATTTAGGGCACCTGGCCAGGAAGGTTCTGTTGATTTTCCAGGACGACTGTGTCCAGCGCTACCAGGAGGCTCTGACCCTCCACGGCAGGAGGATGAG GAAAGTCTACGAGATAAAGAAGCATCTGAAGAGGCTCAGCAACCGCATCAGCGCCTGCAGCGTGGAGATGACGGAGTGCCAGGACTGCCTGCACAGC GTTCTGGACAGGTTTCTCCAGACGGAGAAACGGAGTTTGGCCCCGGTTCCTCCCGCGCCTTCACCTGTCCATCTGAGCCAGGCACGCCAGGAGATGGCTTTTCG GATGCAGGAGCTCCTGGAGCAGATGAGGTCGGTAACTTGTGATCTCCAGTTCAACAACGGCATCATCGAGCG CCTTTTtcctgctcagcactggcagCTGCTCACTGCCATGGAGAAGTGGGTGGTTTCCATTTCTGGATGA
- the IKBKE gene encoding inhibitor of nuclear factor kappa-B kinase subunit epsilon isoform X9, which produces MLLAWPSPSSSSCCSVWHPDMYKRAVLRKPQQKAFGVTVDLWSIGVTFYHAATGSLPFVPFGGPRRNKEIMYKITTEKPPGAIAGVQRQENGSIEWSYELPVTCQLSTGLKDQLIPILANILEVDQEKCWGFDQFFAETNDILHRIVVDVFSLQQASLHRIYIHSYNTTTKFLDAVFKQTNIVPHHQEYFFEGHLYELDPNLQADHFYRTTENNPLTLLSTAEHPEEVVGVRYRDPTLDFPKFVPKVDVVADCSAAKSAVGAGYQTLRIARALRRCRELLARALHWVIGNLKTECSRILEQKRGAFSMLACLQLTEVRGCSWRQRGAGSEGRGRGEDQAADGESVRGREHPQRSEQPPPSSPPHLQVSEELSQCSHSIFDFEGVLNGLLSELVKHRQQVHEDKSIQQIECCVEKMQLIYKQFKKARTCLRLGYNEEQIHKLDKVNLGHLARKVLLIFQDDCVQRYQEALTLHGRRMRKVYEIKKHLKRLSNRISACSVEMTECQDCLHSVLDRFLQTEKRSLAPVPPAPSPVHLSQARQEMAFRMQELLEQMRSVTCDLQFNNGIIERLFPAQHWQLLTAMEKWVVSISG; this is translated from the exons ATGCTTTTGGCTTGGCCGAGTCCGAGTTCCTCATCGTGCTGCAGTGTGTGG CACCCAGACATGTACAAGCGAGCGGTCCTGCGCAAGCCACAGCAGAAGGCGTTCGGTGTCACCGTTGACCTCTGGAGTATCGGTGTCACCTTCTACCACGCTGCCACCGGCAGCCTCCCCTTCGTCCCCTTTGGGGGACCTCGCAGGAACAAGGAGATCAT GTATAAAATCACCACCGAGAAGCCTCCCGGAGCCATCGCGGGGGTCCAGAGGCAGGAGAATGGAAGCATCGAGTGGAGCTATGAGCTGCCTGTCACCTGCCAACTCTCCAC GGGGCTGAAGGACCAGCTGATCCCCATTTTGGCTAACATCCTGGAGGTGGACCAGGAGAAATGCTGGGGATTCGACCAGTTTTTCGCAGAAACCAATGACATTTTGCACAGGATTGTGGTCGACGTCTTCTCCCTGCAGCAGGCTTCCTTGCATCGCATCTACATCCACTCCTACAACAC tacCACCAAGTTTTTAGATGCTGTCTTCAAGCAAACAAACATCGTCCCTCACCACCAAGAATATTTTTTTGAAGGTCATCTGTATGAGTTGGATCCTAACCTACAAGCTGATCATTTCTACAGAACCACAGAGAACAACCCTCTGACCTTGCTGAGCACTGCGGAGCACCCAGAAGAGGTGGTAGGAGTCAGATACAGAGACC CCACACTTGACTTTCCAAAGTTTGTCCCCAAGGTGGACGTGGTGGCCGATTGCAGCGCGGCCAAG AGTGCGGTGGGCGCTGGGTACCAGACGCTGCGCATCGCCCGGGCCCTGCGGCGCTGCCGGGAGCTGCTGGCCAGAGCTCTGCACTGGGTGAT CGGGAACCTGAAAACAGAGTGTTCGAGGATTTTGGAGCAGAAGAGAGGGGCTTTTTCCATGCTCGCCTGCCTGCAGCTCACCGAG GTACGAGGCTGCTCCTGGAGGCAGCGGGGTGCCGGCTCTGAAGGACGTGGCCGTGGTGAAGACCAGGCTGCAGACGGTGAGTCCGTGCGGGGCCGGGAGCATCCGCAGCGTTCGGAGCAGCcgcctccatcctctcctccccacctgcAGGTCTCCGAGGAGCTGTCTCAGTGCTCCCACAGCATCTTTGACTTCGAAGGAGTGCTGAATGGCCTTTTGTCTGAACTGGTGAAGCACAGGCAACAAGTGCACGAAGACAAAAG CATCCAGCAGATCGAGTGCTGTGTGGAGAAGATGCAGCTGATCTACAAGCAGTTCAAGAAGGCCAGGACGTGTCTGC GGCTGGGCTACAACGAGGAACAAATACACAAGCTGGATAA GGTGAATTTAGGGCACCTGGCCAGGAAGGTTCTGTTGATTTTCCAGGACGACTGTGTCCAGCGCTACCAGGAGGCTCTGACCCTCCACGGCAGGAGGATGAG GAAAGTCTACGAGATAAAGAAGCATCTGAAGAGGCTCAGCAACCGCATCAGCGCCTGCAGCGTGGAGATGACGGAGTGCCAGGACTGCCTGCACAGC GTTCTGGACAGGTTTCTCCAGACGGAGAAACGGAGTTTGGCCCCGGTTCCTCCCGCGCCTTCACCTGTCCATCTGAGCCAGGCACGCCAGGAGATGGCTTTTCG GATGCAGGAGCTCCTGGAGCAGATGAGGTCGGTAACTTGTGATCTCCAGTTCAACAACGGCATCATCGAGCG CCTTTTtcctgctcagcactggcagCTGCTCACTGCCATGGAGAAGTGGGTGGTTTCCATTTCTGGATGA
- the IKBKE gene encoding inhibitor of nuclear factor kappa-B kinase subunit epsilon isoform X3, translating to MQSTPNYLWSTEDLLGQGATASVYKARNKKSGELVAVKVFNNASYLRPQEVQMREFEMLRKLNHKNIVKLFAVEETGSSKQKVLVMEFCSSGSLLNVLEDPANAFGLAESEFLIVLQCVDPLRDAAAGTGCALQWGSARAMPCCVLTYPLHSPGNLGPHLNATSPVACPFPVPFPVPTFKQSTPAPCTNAASPLCPVAGMNHLRENGVVHRDIKPGNIMRLMGEDGQSIYKLTDFGAARELDDDEKFVSVYGTEEYLHPDMYKRAVLRKPQQKAFGVTVDLWSIGVTFYHAATGSLPFVPFGGPRRNKEIMYKITTEKPPGAIAGVQRQENGSIEWSYELPVTCQLSTGLKDQLIPILANILEVDQEKCWGFDQFFAETNDILHRIVVDVFSLQQASLHRIYIHSYNTTTKFLDAVFKQTNIVPHHQEYFFEGHLYELDPNLQADHFYRTTENNPLTLLSTAEHPEEVVGVRYRDPTLDFPKFVPKVDVVADCSAAKSAVGAGYQTLRIARALRRCRELLARALHWVIGNLKTECSRILEQKRGAFSMLACLQLTEVKIHVLYEAAPGGSGVPALKDVAVVKTRLQTVSEELSQCSHSIFDFEGVLNGLLSELVKHRQQVHEDKSIQQIECCVEKMQLIYKQFKKARTCLRLGYNEEQIHKLDKVNLGHLARKVLLIFQDDCVQRYQEALTLHGRRMRKVYEIKKHLKRLSNRISACSVEMTECQDCLHSVLDRFLQTEKRSLAPVPPAPSPVHLSQARQEMAFRMQELLEQMRSVTCDLQFNNGIIERLFPAQHWQLLTAMEKWVVSISG from the exons ATGCAGAGCACCCCAAACTACCTGTGGAGCACGGAGGACCTCCTGGGCCAGGGTGCCACGGCCTCTGTCTACAAAGCTCGCAACAAG AAATCAGGGGAGCTGGTTGCTGTGAAGGTCTTTAATAACGCCAGCTACCTCCGGCCCCAGGAGGTCCAGATGAGAGAGTTCGAGATGCTGAGGAAGCTGAACCATAAAAACATTGTCAAATTATTTGCTGTGGAGGAGACG GGCAGCAGCAAGCAGAAGGTGCTGGTGATGGAGTTCTGCTCGAGCGGCAGCTTGCTGAACGTGCTGGAGGACCCGGCGAATGCTTTTGGCTTGGCCGAGTCCGAGTTCCTCATCGTGCTGCAGTGTGTGG ATCCGCTCCGGGACGCAGCTGCAGGAACAGGCTGTGCCCTGCAATGGGGGAGCGCAAGGGCCATGCCCTGTTGTGTGCTCACTTATCCTCTCCATTCCCCCGGTAACCTTGGTCCCCATTTAAATGCAACCAGCCCTGTGGCTTGTCCCTTCCCTGTCCCTTTTCCTGTCCCTACATTCAAACAAAGCACGCCAGCCCCATGCACAAACGCTGcctcccccttgtgcccagtggcAGGGATGAACCACCTCCGTGAGAACGGCGTCGTCCACAGAGACATCAAACCCGGCAACATCATGCGGCTCATGGGGGAAGACGGGCAAAGCATCTACAAGCTGACAGATTTTGGGGCCGCCCGTGAGCTGGATGATGATGAAAAGTTTGTGTCTGTGTATGGGACGGAGGAATATCTC CACCCAGACATGTACAAGCGAGCGGTCCTGCGCAAGCCACAGCAGAAGGCGTTCGGTGTCACCGTTGACCTCTGGAGTATCGGTGTCACCTTCTACCACGCTGCCACCGGCAGCCTCCCCTTCGTCCCCTTTGGGGGACCTCGCAGGAACAAGGAGATCAT GTATAAAATCACCACCGAGAAGCCTCCCGGAGCCATCGCGGGGGTCCAGAGGCAGGAGAATGGAAGCATCGAGTGGAGCTATGAGCTGCCTGTCACCTGCCAACTCTCCAC GGGGCTGAAGGACCAGCTGATCCCCATTTTGGCTAACATCCTGGAGGTGGACCAGGAGAAATGCTGGGGATTCGACCAGTTTTTCGCAGAAACCAATGACATTTTGCACAGGATTGTGGTCGACGTCTTCTCCCTGCAGCAGGCTTCCTTGCATCGCATCTACATCCACTCCTACAACAC tacCACCAAGTTTTTAGATGCTGTCTTCAAGCAAACAAACATCGTCCCTCACCACCAAGAATATTTTTTTGAAGGTCATCTGTATGAGTTGGATCCTAACCTACAAGCTGATCATTTCTACAGAACCACAGAGAACAACCCTCTGACCTTGCTGAGCACTGCGGAGCACCCAGAAGAGGTGGTAGGAGTCAGATACAGAGACC CCACACTTGACTTTCCAAAGTTTGTCCCCAAGGTGGACGTGGTGGCCGATTGCAGCGCGGCCAAG AGTGCGGTGGGCGCTGGGTACCAGACGCTGCGCATCGCCCGGGCCCTGCGGCGCTGCCGGGAGCTGCTGGCCAGAGCTCTGCACTGGGTGAT CGGGAACCTGAAAACAGAGTGTTCGAGGATTTTGGAGCAGAAGAGAGGGGCTTTTTCCATGCTCGCCTGCCTGCAGCTCACCGAGGTGAAGATTCATGTGCT GTACGAGGCTGCTCCTGGAGGCAGCGGGGTGCCGGCTCTGAAGGACGTGGCCGTGGTGAAGACCAGGCTGCAGACG GTCTCCGAGGAGCTGTCTCAGTGCTCCCACAGCATCTTTGACTTCGAAGGAGTGCTGAATGGCCTTTTGTCTGAACTGGTGAAGCACAGGCAACAAGTGCACGAAGACAAAAG CATCCAGCAGATCGAGTGCTGTGTGGAGAAGATGCAGCTGATCTACAAGCAGTTCAAGAAGGCCAGGACGTGTCTGC GGCTGGGCTACAACGAGGAACAAATACACAAGCTGGATAA GGTGAATTTAGGGCACCTGGCCAGGAAGGTTCTGTTGATTTTCCAGGACGACTGTGTCCAGCGCTACCAGGAGGCTCTGACCCTCCACGGCAGGAGGATGAG GAAAGTCTACGAGATAAAGAAGCATCTGAAGAGGCTCAGCAACCGCATCAGCGCCTGCAGCGTGGAGATGACGGAGTGCCAGGACTGCCTGCACAGC GTTCTGGACAGGTTTCTCCAGACGGAGAAACGGAGTTTGGCCCCGGTTCCTCCCGCGCCTTCACCTGTCCATCTGAGCCAGGCACGCCAGGAGATGGCTTTTCG GATGCAGGAGCTCCTGGAGCAGATGAGGTCGGTAACTTGTGATCTCCAGTTCAACAACGGCATCATCGAGCG CCTTTTtcctgctcagcactggcagCTGCTCACTGCCATGGAGAAGTGGGTGGTTTCCATTTCTGGATGA
- the IKBKE gene encoding inhibitor of nuclear factor kappa-B kinase subunit epsilon isoform X6, producing the protein MQSTPNYLWSTEDLLGQGATASVYKARNKKSGELVAVKVFNNASYLRPQEVQMREFEMLRKLNHKNIVKLFAVEETGSSKQKVLVMEFCSSGSLLNVLEDPANAFGLAESEFLIVLQCVVAGMNHLRENGVVHRDIKPGNIMRLMGEDGQSIYKLTDFGAARELDDDEKFVSVYGTEEYLHPDMYKRAVLRKPQQKAFGVTVDLWSIGVTFYHAATGSLPFVPFGGPRRNKEIMYKITTEKPPGAIAGVQRQENGSIEWSYELPVTCQLSTGLKDQLIPILANILEVDQEKCWGFDQFFAETNDILHRIVVDVFSLQQASLHRIYIHSYNTTTKFLDAVFKQTNIVPHHQEYFFEGHLYELDPNLQADHFYRTTENNPLTLLSTAEHPEEVVGVRYRDPTLDFPKFVPKVDVVADCSAAKSAVGAGYQTLRIARALRRCRELLARALHWVIGNLKTECSRILEQKRGAFSMLACLQLTEVRGCSWRQRGAGSEGRGRGEDQAADGESVRGREHPQRSEQPPPSSPPHLQVSEELSQCSHSIFDFEGVLNGLLSELVKHRQQVHEDKSIQQIECCVEKMQLIYKQFKKARTCLRLGYNEEQIHKLDKVNLGHLARKVLLIFQDDCVQRYQEALTLHGRRMRKVYEIKKHLKRLSNRISACSVEMTECQDCLHSVLDRFLQTEKRSLAPVPPAPSPVHLSQARQEMAFRMQELLEQMRSVTCDLQFNNGIIERLFPAQHWQLLTAMEKWVVSISG; encoded by the exons ATGCAGAGCACCCCAAACTACCTGTGGAGCACGGAGGACCTCCTGGGCCAGGGTGCCACGGCCTCTGTCTACAAAGCTCGCAACAAG AAATCAGGGGAGCTGGTTGCTGTGAAGGTCTTTAATAACGCCAGCTACCTCCGGCCCCAGGAGGTCCAGATGAGAGAGTTCGAGATGCTGAGGAAGCTGAACCATAAAAACATTGTCAAATTATTTGCTGTGGAGGAGACG GGCAGCAGCAAGCAGAAGGTGCTGGTGATGGAGTTCTGCTCGAGCGGCAGCTTGCTGAACGTGCTGGAGGACCCGGCGAATGCTTTTGGCTTGGCCGAGTCCGAGTTCCTCATCGTGCTGCAGTGTGTGG tggcAGGGATGAACCACCTCCGTGAGAACGGCGTCGTCCACAGAGACATCAAACCCGGCAACATCATGCGGCTCATGGGGGAAGACGGGCAAAGCATCTACAAGCTGACAGATTTTGGGGCCGCCCGTGAGCTGGATGATGATGAAAAGTTTGTGTCTGTGTATGGGACGGAGGAATATCTC CACCCAGACATGTACAAGCGAGCGGTCCTGCGCAAGCCACAGCAGAAGGCGTTCGGTGTCACCGTTGACCTCTGGAGTATCGGTGTCACCTTCTACCACGCTGCCACCGGCAGCCTCCCCTTCGTCCCCTTTGGGGGACCTCGCAGGAACAAGGAGATCAT GTATAAAATCACCACCGAGAAGCCTCCCGGAGCCATCGCGGGGGTCCAGAGGCAGGAGAATGGAAGCATCGAGTGGAGCTATGAGCTGCCTGTCACCTGCCAACTCTCCAC GGGGCTGAAGGACCAGCTGATCCCCATTTTGGCTAACATCCTGGAGGTGGACCAGGAGAAATGCTGGGGATTCGACCAGTTTTTCGCAGAAACCAATGACATTTTGCACAGGATTGTGGTCGACGTCTTCTCCCTGCAGCAGGCTTCCTTGCATCGCATCTACATCCACTCCTACAACAC tacCACCAAGTTTTTAGATGCTGTCTTCAAGCAAACAAACATCGTCCCTCACCACCAAGAATATTTTTTTGAAGGTCATCTGTATGAGTTGGATCCTAACCTACAAGCTGATCATTTCTACAGAACCACAGAGAACAACCCTCTGACCTTGCTGAGCACTGCGGAGCACCCAGAAGAGGTGGTAGGAGTCAGATACAGAGACC CCACACTTGACTTTCCAAAGTTTGTCCCCAAGGTGGACGTGGTGGCCGATTGCAGCGCGGCCAAG AGTGCGGTGGGCGCTGGGTACCAGACGCTGCGCATCGCCCGGGCCCTGCGGCGCTGCCGGGAGCTGCTGGCCAGAGCTCTGCACTGGGTGAT CGGGAACCTGAAAACAGAGTGTTCGAGGATTTTGGAGCAGAAGAGAGGGGCTTTTTCCATGCTCGCCTGCCTGCAGCTCACCGAG GTACGAGGCTGCTCCTGGAGGCAGCGGGGTGCCGGCTCTGAAGGACGTGGCCGTGGTGAAGACCAGGCTGCAGACGGTGAGTCCGTGCGGGGCCGGGAGCATCCGCAGCGTTCGGAGCAGCcgcctccatcctctcctccccacctgcAGGTCTCCGAGGAGCTGTCTCAGTGCTCCCACAGCATCTTTGACTTCGAAGGAGTGCTGAATGGCCTTTTGTCTGAACTGGTGAAGCACAGGCAACAAGTGCACGAAGACAAAAG CATCCAGCAGATCGAGTGCTGTGTGGAGAAGATGCAGCTGATCTACAAGCAGTTCAAGAAGGCCAGGACGTGTCTGC GGCTGGGCTACAACGAGGAACAAATACACAAGCTGGATAA GGTGAATTTAGGGCACCTGGCCAGGAAGGTTCTGTTGATTTTCCAGGACGACTGTGTCCAGCGCTACCAGGAGGCTCTGACCCTCCACGGCAGGAGGATGAG GAAAGTCTACGAGATAAAGAAGCATCTGAAGAGGCTCAGCAACCGCATCAGCGCCTGCAGCGTGGAGATGACGGAGTGCCAGGACTGCCTGCACAGC GTTCTGGACAGGTTTCTCCAGACGGAGAAACGGAGTTTGGCCCCGGTTCCTCCCGCGCCTTCACCTGTCCATCTGAGCCAGGCACGCCAGGAGATGGCTTTTCG GATGCAGGAGCTCCTGGAGCAGATGAGGTCGGTAACTTGTGATCTCCAGTTCAACAACGGCATCATCGAGCG CCTTTTtcctgctcagcactggcagCTGCTCACTGCCATGGAGAAGTGGGTGGTTTCCATTTCTGGATGA